CGGGTTGGCGTAGCTGTGCAGGAAGCCGACCGCGACGGCTTCGACGCGCTCGGCGCGCAGCTTGGGGACCAGCGCGAGCAGGGACGCTTCGTCCAGGGGCTCCAACGCCGCGCCCGCCGCGGTGACCCGTTCCGGGACGGTGAAGCGAAGCTCCCGCGGCACCAGGGGCGCCGGCTTGTCCAGCATCAGGTCGTACTGGTCGAAGCGCGCCTCGTAGCCGATCTCGAGCGAATCGCGGAAGCCTCCGGTTGTGATCAGCGCCGTCTTGGCGCCCTTGCGCTCGATCAGCGCATTGGTCGCGAGCGTCGTGCCGTGGACGATCGTGCCGAGGTCCCGGGGCCTCAGCCCCGCCCGCCGCAGGACGAGGCGCAGGCCTTCCATGAAGCCCTGTTCCGGCGCCTCGGGCGTGGTCGGCACCTTGACGCTGGCGAGCGGCCCTTGCCCGGGGTCGAGCACCACGTCGGTAAAGGTGCCGCCGATGTCGACGGCGAGGCGTGCCTTGGGTTGTGATGTCTGCCTGGTCATGACCCTGTCCCGAACGAGAGAACGAACCCGTCACGCTGCGACGGGGCCGGGCAGGGATCGGAATGTCAGGAAGTGAAACGCGATGCCGCCCGGCCCCGAGGCTGGGTCAGTCTCCGGCGGTCAGGGCGAAGCCGCTATCGCGGCGGCACTCGGGGCGTTTCAAAGCCATGATTTCCAATAGCTGAAATCTCGAATCCCGGTCAAGCGGGCTTGTTCGGCTCTCCGCCCAGCGCGCCCCCGTGCCGGCGCGGCCCGAGGCCGGGGCCTTGCCGCCCCTCCCGGCGCCCTCTAGACTCCCTCGGCGTGGATGCGCAGACCGAGGGCCGGGTTTCGGCGAAAGGGAGCAGGCATGATAAAGACCATTCTCGTCCCGGTGGACGTCGCGGCGGAAGAGCCGGCCGGCGCGGCGCTCGGCCTCGCGCGGGACCTGGCTGACAAGTACGGCGGGCGGCTCGTGCTGCTCAACGTGGTCGAGGAGGTGCCCGGCTACGTCATATCCCAGTTGCCCACGGGTTTTCACCAGAAGGCGCTGGATGAGGCCGGTGCGCTGCTCAAGGGTATCGCGGCCAAGAACGGGCTGGCCGACAGCGCCG
This portion of the Kiloniellales bacterium genome encodes:
- a CDS encoding universal stress protein; translation: MIKTILVPVDVAAEEPAGAALGLARDLADKYGGRLVLLNVVEEVPGYVISQLPTGFHQKALDEAGALLKGIAAKNGLADSADTVIREGHPSTQILEYAEEISADMIVIASHDPGLADYFLGSVAARVVRHAHCSVLVARKLAG